One window of Zalophus californianus isolate mZalCal1 chromosome 3, mZalCal1.pri.v2, whole genome shotgun sequence genomic DNA carries:
- the CXCR2 gene encoding C-X-C chemokine receptor type 2 isoform X2, whose protein sequence is MEDTDWYNYGLEDFFSENYSYSTELPFIPADSAPCRPESLEINKYAVVVIYVLIFMLNLLGNSLVILVVLHSRVSQSVTDVYLLNLAIADLLFALTLPLWAASKAKGWIFGTPLCKVVSLLKEVNFYSGILLLACISVDRYLAIVHATRTLTQKRHWVKFICLGIWALSLILSLPIFVFRRAVNPPYSSPVCYEDMGANTTKLRIVMRALPQTFGFLLPLVVMLFCYGLTLRTLFQAHMGQKHRAMRVIFAVVLVFLLCWLPYNLVLVADTLMRLRVIKETCERRNDIGRALDATEILGFLHSCLNPFIYAFIGQKFRHGLLKIMAFHGLISKEFLSKDSRPSFVGSSSANTSTTF, encoded by the coding sequence ATGGAAGACACTGACTGGTACAATTACGGCTTGGAAGATTTCTTCAGTGAAAATTACAGTTACAGCACAGAACTGCCCTTTATTCCAGCAGACTCTGCCCCATGCAGGCCAGAATCCCTGGAAATCAACAAGTATGCAGTGGTGGTCATCTATGTCCTGATCTTCATGCTGAATCTGCTGGGAAACTCCCTAGTGATACTGGTTGTCTTACATAGTCGGGTCAGCCAGTCTGTCACTGACGTCTACCTGCTGAACCTGGCCATAGCCGACCTGCTCTTCGCCCTGACCTTGCCTCTCTGGGCCGCCTCCAAGGCAAAGGGCTGGATCTTTGGCACACCCCTGTGCAAGGTGGTCTCGCTCCTGAAGGAAGTCAACTTCTACAGTGGTATTTTACTACTGGCCTGCATCAGCGTGGACCGCTACCTGGCCATTGTCCATGCCACACGCACGTTGACCCAGAAGCGGCACTGGGTCAAGTTCATATGCTTAGGCATCTGGGCCCTGTCCCTGATCCTGTCCCTACCCATCTTCGTCTTCCGCAGGGCCGTCAATCCCCCCTACTCCAGCCCAGTCTGCTACGAGGACATGGGTGCCAATACAACAAAACTGCGGATAGTGATGcgggccctgccccagacctttGGCTTCCTCCTGCCGCTGGTGGTCATGCTGTTCTGCTATGGGCTCACCCTGCGCACCTTGTTTCAGGCCCACATGGGGCAGAAGCACCGGGCCATGCGGGTCATCTTCGCTGTCGTGCTTGTCTTCCTGCTCTGTTGGCTGCCCTACAACCTGGTCCTGGTCGCAGACACCCTCATGAGGCTCCGGGTGATCAAGGAGACTTGTGAGCGCCGCAATGACATTGGCCGGGCCCTGGATGCCACCGAGATTCTGGGCTTCCTCCACAGCTGCCTCAATCCCTTCATCTACGCCTTCATTGGCCAGAAGTTTCGCCATGGACTCCTCAAGATCATGGCCTTCCATGGGCTCATCAGCAAGGAGTTCTTGTCCAAGGACAGCAGGCCTTCCTTTGTTGGCTCTTCTTCAGCAAACACTTCTACTACCTTCtaa
- the CXCR2 gene encoding C-X-C chemokine receptor type 2 isoform X1, translated as MDPWPGVRVPGQTSLLLGGDASPGGPPGIHPGDPRPGFKFASNMEDTDWYNYGLEDFFSENYSYSTELPFIPADSAPCRPESLEINKYAVVVIYVLIFMLNLLGNSLVILVVLHSRVSQSVTDVYLLNLAIADLLFALTLPLWAASKAKGWIFGTPLCKVVSLLKEVNFYSGILLLACISVDRYLAIVHATRTLTQKRHWVKFICLGIWALSLILSLPIFVFRRAVNPPYSSPVCYEDMGANTTKLRIVMRALPQTFGFLLPLVVMLFCYGLTLRTLFQAHMGQKHRAMRVIFAVVLVFLLCWLPYNLVLVADTLMRLRVIKETCERRNDIGRALDATEILGFLHSCLNPFIYAFIGQKFRHGLLKIMAFHGLISKEFLSKDSRPSFVGSSSANTSTTF; from the coding sequence GCCAGGATTTAAGTTTGCCTCCAATATGGAAGACACTGACTGGTACAATTACGGCTTGGAAGATTTCTTCAGTGAAAATTACAGTTACAGCACAGAACTGCCCTTTATTCCAGCAGACTCTGCCCCATGCAGGCCAGAATCCCTGGAAATCAACAAGTATGCAGTGGTGGTCATCTATGTCCTGATCTTCATGCTGAATCTGCTGGGAAACTCCCTAGTGATACTGGTTGTCTTACATAGTCGGGTCAGCCAGTCTGTCACTGACGTCTACCTGCTGAACCTGGCCATAGCCGACCTGCTCTTCGCCCTGACCTTGCCTCTCTGGGCCGCCTCCAAGGCAAAGGGCTGGATCTTTGGCACACCCCTGTGCAAGGTGGTCTCGCTCCTGAAGGAAGTCAACTTCTACAGTGGTATTTTACTACTGGCCTGCATCAGCGTGGACCGCTACCTGGCCATTGTCCATGCCACACGCACGTTGACCCAGAAGCGGCACTGGGTCAAGTTCATATGCTTAGGCATCTGGGCCCTGTCCCTGATCCTGTCCCTACCCATCTTCGTCTTCCGCAGGGCCGTCAATCCCCCCTACTCCAGCCCAGTCTGCTACGAGGACATGGGTGCCAATACAACAAAACTGCGGATAGTGATGcgggccctgccccagacctttGGCTTCCTCCTGCCGCTGGTGGTCATGCTGTTCTGCTATGGGCTCACCCTGCGCACCTTGTTTCAGGCCCACATGGGGCAGAAGCACCGGGCCATGCGGGTCATCTTCGCTGTCGTGCTTGTCTTCCTGCTCTGTTGGCTGCCCTACAACCTGGTCCTGGTCGCAGACACCCTCATGAGGCTCCGGGTGATCAAGGAGACTTGTGAGCGCCGCAATGACATTGGCCGGGCCCTGGATGCCACCGAGATTCTGGGCTTCCTCCACAGCTGCCTCAATCCCTTCATCTACGCCTTCATTGGCCAGAAGTTTCGCCATGGACTCCTCAAGATCATGGCCTTCCATGGGCTCATCAGCAAGGAGTTCTTGTCCAAGGACAGCAGGCCTTCCTTTGTTGGCTCTTCTTCAGCAAACACTTCTACTACCTTCtaa